Proteins co-encoded in one Capsicum annuum cultivar UCD-10X-F1 chromosome 9, UCD10Xv1.1, whole genome shotgun sequence genomic window:
- the LOC107841527 gene encoding uncharacterized protein LOC107841527, with translation MAVSSNNKSPSPLSIRSFPPHSRTSESNNSTPRRSFNDNPFSRPSILATHRGFNPVTPANSPADSTRMVSNSGKGELGSSSLSWGFDEKENESKAAKLKLPSKGSKNFISPTISASSKIAQYPEKKILVERNDLVRTSITLSDGKATFFSANSEEHNQNSEKVMEPKETVPVDGLPPVTKTPKRVSPAISSLVIDPSLPPYDPKTNYLSPRPQFCLYKPKLDDSYLFKLLSENLLDKNDSESSLTEDLLEESDGSSLEEAFTEATVDQEEEPTMPVAKQINEPALPIAEDISEAKMKSKSRSSTILSN, from the exons ATGGCAGTTTCTTCTAATAACAAGTCTCCTTCTCCACTCTCTATAAGATCCTTTCCACCTCATTCAAGAACCTCCGAAAGCAACAATTCTACACCCAGAAGAAGCTTCAACGACAACCCTTTTTCACGGCCTTCGATTCTTGCAACGCACAGAGGATTCAACCCCGTTACTCCTGCTAATAGCCCTGCTG ATTCGACAAGAATGGTGTCTAATTCTGGGAAAGGAGAGTTGGGttcttcttctttgtcatggGGTTTTGATGAGAAGGAGAATGAATCCAAAGCGGCAAAACTGAAATTACCGTCAAAGGGTTCCAAGAATTTCATATCTCCGACGATTTCAGCTTCTTCCAAGATTGCTCAATACCCGGAAAAAAAAATCTTGGTGGAAAGAAATGATCTTGTAAGGACTTCAATCACCTTATCCGACGGTAAAGCTACGTTTTTTTCTGCAAATTCTGAAGAACATAATCAAAATTCTGAGAAGGTTATGGAGCCTAAGGAGACTGTTCCTGTTGATGGTCTTCCTCCGGTTACCAAAACCCCAAAAAGG GTCTCTCCTGCAATATCCTCACTAGTTATTGATCCCTCTCTACCTCCATATGACCCTAAAACCAATTACCTTTCTCCAAGGCCTCAGTTTTGTCTCTACAAACCCAAGCTAGATGACAGCTACTTATTTAAGTTACTGTCTGAGAACCTTTTAGACAAAAATGACAGTGAAAGTTCTTTAACTGAAGATTTATTGGAAGAGTCTGATGGTTCTTCTTTAGAAGAGGCGTTTACTGAAGCAACGGTTGATCAAGAAGAGGAACCTACAATGCCTGTTGCTAAGCAAATTAATGAACCTGCACTACCTATTGCTGAGGACATATCTGAGgcaaaaatgaaatcaaaatcaagatcTTCAACAATATTGAG tAACTGA